One window from the genome of Calliopsis andreniformis isolate RMS-2024a chromosome 12, iyCalAndr_principal, whole genome shotgun sequence encodes:
- the Mrpl15 gene encoding mitochondrial ribosomal protein L15 gives MAGKQGRDLALSMLRTLPRICLKNIRDNPGSRKPSKRGRGQHGGDKHGAGNKGSGQRQNYMRTGYETGNTPFYLRFGYEPYYKGHHLRREYPPLSLHKLQMFIDTNRIDTSKPVDFVSIINTGLYRFKVEHKHAGVHLTDEGADIFKAKINIEVQWASEPVIAAIERNGGTITTAYYDTHSLFALVDTNKFFSKGEPIPRRLLPPTDCLEYYSSAATRGYLANPEEISQERLALAQKYGYELPKIEDDPNYEMLVQRKDPRQLFYGLEPGWVVSLKDKVILKPKADYLKQFYLS, from the exons ATGGCTGGGAAACAGGGCAGAGATTTAGCATTGTCGATGCTACGAACATTACCGAGAATATGTTTGAAAAATATTCGGGACAATCCGGGTTCGAGGAAACCT TCTAAACGTGGTCGGGGTCAGCATGGTGGAGATAAGCATGGAGCTGGTAATAAAGGTTCAGGTCAAAGGCAGAATTATATGCGTACAGGATATGAAACTGGAAATACTCCATTTTATTTAAGATTTGGTTACGAACCATATTACAAAGGACATCA TTTAAGAAGAGAATATCCACCATTATCTTTACATAAATTACAAATGTTTATTGATACAAACAGGATAGATACCTCTAAGCCTGTTGATTTTGTATCTATAATAAACACAGGGTTGTATAGATTTAAAGTAGAACATAAACATGCAGGTGTTCATCTTACAGATGAG GGTGCAGATATTTTTAAAGCAAAAATAAACATAGAAGTTCAATGGGCCAGTGAACCTGTAATAGCAGCTATTGAAAGGAATGGTGGTACTATTACTACTGCCTATTATGATACTCATAGTTTGTTTGCATTGGTTGATACAAATAAATTTTTTAGTAAAG GAGAACCAATACCCCGCAGACTATTACCACCAACAGACTGCTTAGAATATTATTCCAGTGCAGCAACACGAGGATACTTAGCAAACCCTGAGGAGATTTCTCAGGAAAGATTAGCTCTAGCTCAAAAATATGGTTATGAACttccaaagattgaggatgacccaAATTATGAAATGCTTGTGCAACGCAAAGATCCTAGACAATTGTTCTATGGTCTTGAGCCTGGTTGGGTAGTCAGTCTAAAGGACAAAGTTATACTTAAGCCCAAGGCTGATTATcttaaacaattttatttaagCTAA
- the LOC143185636 gene encoding solute carrier family 25 member 16, translating into MAFRVESEKDYVFFLKNLLAGGVAGMCSKTTVAPLDRIKILLQAHSDHYKHLGVFSGLKEIIQRERFFALYKGNCAQMIRIFPYAATQFTTFELYKQHLGNLFGKNSHIDKFFAGSAAGITAVTLTYPLDTIRARLAFQVTGEHIYTGIIHAGITIFKQEGGIRALYRGFWPTIFGMIPYAGFSFYSFEKLKYLCMKYAPNYLCDKCDRNTGGLVLTVPARLLCGGVAGAIAQSFSYPLDVTRRRMQLAMMNPNTHKYSTGMLHTIKMIYKENGIVRGLYRGMSINYLRAIPMVSVSFTTYEIMKQILNLDTGMKL; encoded by the exons ATGGCATTTCGTGTCGAATCTGAGAAGGATTATGtattttttcttaaaaatttacTCGCTGGTG GGGTGGCTGGAATGTGTTCAAAAACAACCGTAGCTCCTTtagatagaataaaaatactattACAAGCGCACAGTGATCATTATAAACATTTAG GTGTCTTTTCTGGACTAAAAGAAATTATTCAACGTGAACGATTCTTTGCTCTTTATAAGGGAAATTGTGCTCAAATGATTAGAATTTTCCCATATGCTGCAACTCAATTTACCACGTTTGAATTATACAAACAG CATCTAGGAAACTTATTTGGGAAGAACTCGCATATAGATAAGTTTTTTGCTGGATCTGCTGCAGGCATTACAGCAGTTACTTTAACATATCCATTGGATACCATTCGAGCTAGACTTGCTTTCCAAGTCACTGGGGAACACATTTATACAGGAATTATACATGCTGGTATTACAATTTTCAAACAG GAAGGTGGCATTCGCGCGTTGTACAGAGGATTTTGGCCTACCATTTTTGGCATGATTCCTTATGCAGGATTTTCATTTTACTCATTTGAGAAACTCAAATATTTATGTATGAAATATGCACCAAATTATTTGTGTGACAAGTGTGATAGAAACACTg GTGGTTTAGTGTTAACAGTACCAGCAAGATTATTGTGTGGAGGTGTTGCAGGTGCTATTGCTCAAAGTTTCTCTTACCCACTAGATGTTACTAGAAGACGTATGCAACTAGCAATGATGAATCCAAATACACACAAATACag TACTGGTATGTTACATACTATAAAAATGATATACAAAGAAAATGGTATTGTAAGAGGTCTGTATCGTGGAATGAGTATTAATTATTTACGGGCTATTCCAATGGTATCAGTTAGTTTTACAACATATGAGATAATGAAGCAAATATTGAATTTAGATACAGGAATGAAACTGTGA
- the Mts gene encoding protein phosphatase 2 catalytic subunit mts, whose product MEVKVSLKELDQWIEQLNECQQLTESQVKILCEKAKEILAKESNVQEVKCPVTVCGDVHGQFHDLMELFRIGGKSPDTNYLFMGDYVDRGYYSVETVTLLVALKVRYKERITILRGNHESRQITQVYGFYDECLRKYGNANVWKFFTDLFDYLPLTALVDGQIFCLHGGLSPSIDTLDHIRALDRLQEVPHEGPMCDLLWSDPDDRGGWGISPRGAGYTFGQDISETFNHSNGLTLVSRAHQLVMEGYNWCHDRNVVTIFSAPNYCYRCGNQAAIMELDDALKYSFLQFDPAPRRGEPHVTRRTPDYFL is encoded by the exons ATGGAGGTGAAAGTGTCGTTGAAAGAGCTTGACCAGTGGATAGAACAATTAAATGAATGCCAACAACTAACAGAAAGCCAAGTGAAAATTCTGTGCGAGAAG GCAAAAGAAATCTTAGCTAAGGAATCTAATGTACAAGAAGTAAAATGTCCTGTAACAGTTTGTGGAGATGTACATGGACAGTTCCATGATTTAATGGAACTGTTCAGAATAGGAGGCAAATCTCCAGATACAAATTACCTTTTTATGGGTGACTATGTAGATCGTGGCTATTATTCTGTTGAAACTGTTACCTTGCTTGTTGCACTCAAG GTCAGATACAAAGAAAGAATAACTATTTTACGAGGTAATCATGAATCAAGACAAATTACACAAGTATATGGATTTTATGATGAATGTTTACGCAAATATGGCAATGCCAATGTGTGGAAGTTCTTCACGGACCTGTTTGATTATTTACCATTAACCGCACTAGTGGATGGTCAAATATTTTGTTTGCATGGTGGTTTATCACCTTCAATCGATACTCTAGATCATATACGTGCCCTAGATCGCCTTCAGGAGGTACCACATGAG GGCCCAATGTGTGATCTTTTATGGTCAGATCCTGATGATAGAGGAGGGTGGGGTATTTCCCCTCGTGGGGCAGGATATACTTTTGGACAAGATATTTCTGAAACTTTTAACCATTCAAATGGCCTGACATTAGTATCACGAGCGCATCAATTAGTTATGGAAGGCTATAATTG GTGTCATGATCGTAACGTCGTGACTATATTCTCAGCACCTAACTACTGCTATCGCTGTGGAAATCAAGCTGCAATTATGGAATTAGATGATGCTTTAAAATATTCATT CCTTCAGTTCGACCCAGCACCAAGACGTGGAGAACCACATGTCACTAGGCGGACACCAGACTACTTCTTATAA
- the LOC143185375 gene encoding uncharacterized protein LOC143185375, translated as MAHNEDGKSEASAEIEEENENAENEEPEKILIIDPDSEELDFNHSRLTRLENLEPLRKIRKLCFTWNLIKKIENLSTLTTLVELELRDNQIVTIENLDALVNLEVLDLSFNRIKKIEGLDNLLTLQKLFLSSNKIQCIENISHLKNLTTLELGDNKIREIVNLEGLENLTSLFLGKNKIAKIENLECLQNLQLLSLQSNRITKIENLEELKKLDQLYISENGITCIEGLSNCPGLTTLDLANNKIKKIQNIDHLEDLEEFWINNNEIAEWATVENLAANKKLQTVYLEQNPVAADLNYRMKIKLLLPWLVQLDATLCR; from the exons ATGGCACACAATG AGGATGGTAAAAGCGAGGCTTCAGCTGAGATTGAAGAAGAAAACGAAAATGCCGAGAACGAAGAGCCGGAAAAGATTCTTATCATAGACCCGGACAGCGAG GAATTAGATTTCAATCACTCAAGGTTAACGAGACTTGAGAATTTAGAACCATTGAGGAAAATACGCAAATTATGTTTTACATGGAACTTAATTAAAAAGATCGAAAATCTTAGTACCCTTACAACTTTAGTTGAACTAGAGTTAAGGGACAATCAAATTGTCACTATAGAGAATTTAGATGCTCTTGTAAATTTGGA AGTTTTGGATCtatctttcaatcgtattaagAAGATAGAAGGTTTGGATAACTTGTTAACATTGCAGAAATTGTTTCTATCATCAAATAAGATTCAATGCATTGAAAATATATCACATTTGAAAAATCTCACAACTCTCGAGTTAGGAGATAACAAAATACGAGAAATAGTTAATCTTGAAGGTCTTGAGAATTTAACAAGCTTGTTCCTTGGTAAAAATAAGATtgcaaaaattgaaaacttagaatgcCTACAGAATCTTCAGTTATTAAGTTTGCAAAGCAATCGTATtactaaaattgaaaatttagaggAGCTTAAAAAGTTAGATCAATTGTATATCTCTGAAAATGGGATAACATGTATTGAAGGACTTTCAAACTGTCCAGGACTTACAACATTGGATTtagcaaataataaaataaaaaagatacaAAATATTGATCATCTTGAAGATTTAGAAGAGTTTTGG ATAAATAACAATGAGATTGCAGAGTGGGCAACTGTCGAGAATCTAGCAGCTAATAAGAAGTTACAAACTGTTTATCTGGAGCAAAATCCTGTTGCTGCAGATCTAAATTAcagaatgaaaataaaattgttattaCCATGGCTTGTCCAGTTGGATGCAACACTTTGCAGATGA
- the Las gene encoding lipoyl synthase, mitochondrial, whose product MFPSLRNSSRTKLSSVYNFHTVGIQCTKQKTFSQKLENGPELEDFIDGNVKEYDGKLKLEKGDKSRLRLPPWLKTEIPMGKNYSRLKSQLRQLRLSTVCEEARCPNIGECWGGDKYGTATATIMLMGDTCTRGCRFCSVKTSRTPLPLDPEEPINTATAITDWGLDYVVLTSVDRDDLSDGGASHIAETVKEIKKRSNILVECLVPDFRGDKNCVATIVNSNLDVFAHNIETIERLTPFVRDRRAQYRQSLNVLETAKKLNPKLITKSSIMLGLGETDEEVEQAMKDLRDAGVGALTLGQYMQPTKRHLKVIEYVTPEKFKKWENKGSEMGFLYTASGPLVRSSYKAGEFFLTNILKKRNEEHLEKQ is encoded by the exons ATGTTTCCTTCACTTCGTAATTCAAGTCGAACGAAACTATCATCTGTATACAATTTCCACACTGTt GGTATACAATGCACCAAACAAAAAACTTTCTCTCAAAAATTGGAAAATGGTCCTGAATTGGAAGATTTTATTGATGGAAATGTCAaagaatacgatggaaaattaaaGTTAGAAAAAGGGGACAAGTCCCGTTTAAGGTTACCACCTTGGCTTAAAACTGAAATACCAATGGGTAAAAATTATAGTAGATTAAAGTCACAACTAAGGCAATTACGGTTGAGTACTGTATGTGAAGAAGCTCGATGTCCCAATATTGGAGAATGTTGGGGAGGTGACAAATATGGAACTGCAACTGctactattatg TTAATGGGAGATACATGTACCCGTGGTTGTCGTTTCTGTTCTGTAAAAACATCTCGTACACCTTTACCATTAGATCCAGAAGAACCAATAAATACAGCAACTGCAATAACAGATTGGGGTTTGGATTATGTTGTACTTACATCTGTGGACAGGGATG ATTTAAGTGATGGTGGAGCAAGTCACATTGCAGAAACAGTGAAAGAAATTAAGAAAAG AAGTAATATTTTAGTGGAATGTTTGGTACCAGATTTTAGAGGAGACAAAAATTGTGTTGCAACTATTGTTAACTCTAATCTTGATGTCTTTGCTCATAATATTGAAACTATTGAACGTTTGACACCATTTGTTAGAGACAGAAGAGCTCAATACAG GCAGTCACTGAATGTTTTAGAGACAGCTAAAAAATTGAATCCAAAACTGATTACAAAGTCGTCGATAATGTTAGGATTGGGCGAAACGGATGAAGAAGTTGAACAAGCTATGAAGGATTTGAGAGACGCGGGTGTAGGTGCTTTAACTCTTGGACAGTACATGCAACCTACAAAGAGACATTTAAAAGTCATTGAATACGTTACACCTGAGAAGTTTAAAAAATGGGAAAACAAGGGAAGTGAAATGGGATTTTTATATACCGCAAGTGGACCATTAGTACGATCATCGTATAAAGCTGGAGAGTTTTTCTTAACAAACATCCTAAAGAAACGAAACGAAGAACATTTAGAAAAACAATGA
- the Prosalpha6 gene encoding proteasome alpha6 subunit, whose amino-acid sequence MFRNQYDSDVTVWSPQGRLHQVEYAMEAVKLGSATVGLKNKTHAVLIALKRASSELSAHQKKIIPIDKHMGISISGLTADARMLSRYMRTECLYYKYSHDDVLPVSRLMTSLGNKLQTSTQRYDRRPYGVGLLVAGYDDQGPHICQTCPSSNYFDCKAMAIGSRSQSARTYLEKHLNEFLSCDLDELIKHGLRALRDTLPNEVDLSVKNVSIAVVGKGTDFTIFDEDVIPGYLSQIEDDKRGKPTEPDVEQDPRPPQARPSDEDPRDLPDPRVSVAMETQE is encoded by the exons ATG ttCCGTAATCAGTACGATAGTGATGTAACAGTATGGAGTCCGCAAGGACGTTTACATCAAGTAGAATATGCAATGGAAGCAGTAAAATTAGGATCAGCTACTGTAGGCCTTAAAAATAAAACTCATGCTGTTCTTATTGCACTCAAGAGGGCTTCATCTGAGCTATCAGCTCATCAGAAAAAGATTATTCCCATAGATAAACATATGGGAATTTCTATTTCAGGTTTAACAGCTGATGCTAGAATGTTAAG TCGTTATATGAGAACTGAAtgtttatattataaatattctcATGATGATGTATTACCTGTGAGTCGTTTAATGACTTCATTGGGGAATAAACTGCAAACCTCTACTCAGAGGTATGATAGAAGACCATATGGTGTGGGTCTGCTTGTAGCTGGATATGAT GATCAAGGACCTCATATTTGTCAAACATGTCCTTCATCAAATTACTTTGACTGTAAAGCAATGGCTATTGGATCACGTTCTCAAAGCGCTAGAACATATTTAGAGAAACATCTTAACGAATTTTTATCTTGTGATCTTGATGAGCTAATAAAACATGGTCTTCGAGCGTTACGGGATACCTTACCTAACGAGGTTGATTTATCAGTTAAG AACGTTTCTATCGCAGTAGTTGGGAAAGGCACAGATTTTACAATATTTGATGAAGATGTAATACCCGGTTATTTGTCACAAATTGAAGATGACAAACGTGGGAAACCTACTGAACCAGATGTAGAACAAGATCCTAGACCTCCACAAGCTCGACCTTCCGATGAAGATCCACGAGATCTACCAGATCCACGTGTATCAGTAGCAATGGAGACACAAGAATAA
- the Rpl21 gene encoding ribosomal protein L21: protein MTNSKGYRRGTRDLFSRKFRKHGTIPLSTYMKVYKVGDIVDIKGNGAVQKGMPHKVYHGKTGRVFNVTPHALGVIVNKRVRGRIIAKRINVRIEHLTHSKCREDFIKRVKENERLRKEAKEKNIRVQLKRQPAQPTSAHIVSGREKPVLLAPVPYEFIA from the coding sequence ATGACGAATTCAAAGGGATATCGCCGAGGAACGAGGGACTTGTTCTCCCGAAAATTCCGCAAACATGGAACGATACCATTATCTACGTACATGAAAGTGTACAAAGTTGGAGATATCGTTGACATCAAAGGCAATGGAGCTGTTCAGAAAGGAATGCCTCATAAAgtttaccatggaaaaactggacGTGTATTCAATGTAACTCCTCATGCTCTTGGAGTTATTGTCAACAAAAGAGTACGTGGACGTATCATTGCCAAGAGAATCAATGTTCGTATTGAGCATTTGACTCACTCTAAGTGCAGAGAAGATTTCATAAAACGTGTGAAGGAGAATGAAAGACTTAGGAAGGAAGCAAAAGAGAAGAACATTAGAGTTCAACTGAAGAGGCAACCTGCACAACCTACATCAGCACATATTGTGTCAGGACGTGAAAAGCCTGTTTTACTTGCTCCTGTTCCATATGAATTTATTgcttaa
- the Usp12-46 gene encoding ubiquitin-specific protease 12/46 isoform X1 → MLVSGQFQLLNHKMGANISQLERDIGSDQFPPNEHYFGLVNFGNTCYSNSVLQALYFCRPFREKVLEYKARNKRTKETLLTCLADLFYSIATQKKKVGSIAPKKFIARLRKEKEEFDNYMQQDAHEFLNFLINHINEIILAERSQSKPAGGKCGAGDAGSPPEPTWVHEIFQGILTSETRCLNCETVSSKDEDFFDLQVDVDQNTSITHCLRCFSNTETLCSDNKFKCDHCSSYQEAQKRMRVKKLPMILALHLKRFKYVEQYNRHIKVSHRVVFPLELRLFNTSDDAVNPDRLYDLVAVVIHCGSGPNRGHYISIVKSHGFWLLFDDDMVDKIDVSTIEDFYGLTSDIQKSSETGYILFYQSRDCS, encoded by the exons ATGCTTGTCAGTGGTCAGTTTCAGCTATTAAATCATAAAATG GGTGCAAATATATCACAATTAGAGAGGGATATTGGCTCTGATCAATTTCCAcctaatgaacattattttggtTTAGTTAAT TTTGGAAACACTTGTTACAGTAATTCTGTATTGCAAGCTTTGTATTTTTGTCGACCATTTAGAGAAAAAGTTCTAGAGTATAAAGCTAGAAACAAACGTACCAAAGAAACATTATTAACATGTTTAGCAGATTTGTTCTACAGTATTGCAACTCAGAAAAAAAAAGTTGGCTCTATAGCTCCAAAAAAGTTCATTGCCAGACTGAGGAAAGAGAAAG AGGAATTTGATAATTACATGCAGCAAGATGCACATGAGTTTCTGAATTTCTTGATAAACCAcataaatgaaattattttgg cAGAGAGAAGCCAAAGTAAGCCAGCTGGTGGGAAATGTGGAGCGGGAGATGCTGGTTCACCACCCGAACCTACATGGGTTCACGAAATATTTCAAGGAATCCTGACGTCAGAAACGCGCTGCCTTAATTGTGAGACTGTGTCTAGTAAAGACGAGGATTTTTTCGATCTGCAAGTTGACGTAGATCAAAACACTTCAATTACACACTGCCTCAGGTGCTTCTCTAATACTGAAACTCTTTGTAGTGATAACAAATTTAAATGCGATCATTGTAGCAGTTATCAAGAAGCTCAG AAACGAATGAGGGTTAAAAAATTACCAATGATACTAGCATTACATTTGAAAAGATTCAAATATGTGGAACAATACAATCGACACATCAAAGTTTCTCACAGGGTAGTTTTTCCTTTGGAGTTGCGGCTGTTTAATACA AGTGACGACGCGGTAAATCCAGATCGATTGTATGATTTGGTCGCTGTTGTGATACATTGTGGGAGTGGGCCTAATCGAGGACACTATATTTCTATAGTTAAAAGTCATGGGTTTTGGCTGCTCTTTGACGATGACATGGTCGAC AAAATTGATGTATCTACAATAGAGGATTTTTATGGACTCACGTCAGATATTCAGAAGAGTTCTGAAACTGGTTATATCCTATTCTATCAATCAAGAGATTGTAGTTAG
- the Usp12-46 gene encoding ubiquitin-specific protease 12/46 isoform X2, with amino-acid sequence MLVSGQFQLLNHKMGANISQLERDIGSDQFPPNEHYFGLVNFGNTCYSNSVLQALYFCRPFREKVLEYKARNKRTKETLLTCLADLFYSIATQKKKVGSIAPKKFIARLRKEKEEFDNYMQQDAHEFLNFLINHINEIILERSQSKPAGGKCGAGDAGSPPEPTWVHEIFQGILTSETRCLNCETVSSKDEDFFDLQVDVDQNTSITHCLRCFSNTETLCSDNKFKCDHCSSYQEAQKRMRVKKLPMILALHLKRFKYVEQYNRHIKVSHRVVFPLELRLFNTSDDAVNPDRLYDLVAVVIHCGSGPNRGHYISIVKSHGFWLLFDDDMVDKIDVSTIEDFYGLTSDIQKSSETGYILFYQSRDCS; translated from the exons ATGCTTGTCAGTGGTCAGTTTCAGCTATTAAATCATAAAATG GGTGCAAATATATCACAATTAGAGAGGGATATTGGCTCTGATCAATTTCCAcctaatgaacattattttggtTTAGTTAAT TTTGGAAACACTTGTTACAGTAATTCTGTATTGCAAGCTTTGTATTTTTGTCGACCATTTAGAGAAAAAGTTCTAGAGTATAAAGCTAGAAACAAACGTACCAAAGAAACATTATTAACATGTTTAGCAGATTTGTTCTACAGTATTGCAACTCAGAAAAAAAAAGTTGGCTCTATAGCTCCAAAAAAGTTCATTGCCAGACTGAGGAAAGAGAAAG AGGAATTTGATAATTACATGCAGCAAGATGCACATGAGTTTCTGAATTTCTTGATAAACCAcataaatgaaattattttgg AGAGAAGCCAAAGTAAGCCAGCTGGTGGGAAATGTGGAGCGGGAGATGCTGGTTCACCACCCGAACCTACATGGGTTCACGAAATATTTCAAGGAATCCTGACGTCAGAAACGCGCTGCCTTAATTGTGAGACTGTGTCTAGTAAAGACGAGGATTTTTTCGATCTGCAAGTTGACGTAGATCAAAACACTTCAATTACACACTGCCTCAGGTGCTTCTCTAATACTGAAACTCTTTGTAGTGATAACAAATTTAAATGCGATCATTGTAGCAGTTATCAAGAAGCTCAG AAACGAATGAGGGTTAAAAAATTACCAATGATACTAGCATTACATTTGAAAAGATTCAAATATGTGGAACAATACAATCGACACATCAAAGTTTCTCACAGGGTAGTTTTTCCTTTGGAGTTGCGGCTGTTTAATACA AGTGACGACGCGGTAAATCCAGATCGATTGTATGATTTGGTCGCTGTTGTGATACATTGTGGGAGTGGGCCTAATCGAGGACACTATATTTCTATAGTTAAAAGTCATGGGTTTTGGCTGCTCTTTGACGATGACATGGTCGAC AAAATTGATGTATCTACAATAGAGGATTTTTATGGACTCACGTCAGATATTCAGAAGAGTTCTGAAACTGGTTATATCCTATTCTATCAATCAAGAGATTGTAGTTAG
- the LOC143185635 gene encoding condensin complex subunit 2: MAARKSMANMLMDNAMQSPPISSPLRRKTIFMHKPGESSALSENDDEAERLARRREIKATSTPLNAISTNDRRRSLGLSFLVNMPAAQMADRVSQCIKLSAENKINLKNAFSLEMIDFMTYMIKRKDDNMSNLQVASTSLDVSTKIYGFRVDGVHMETLRMLGGLDKQLDKDKEDKNENNAEEPMDVETEDVNDQLKEQKKKKKKKSKQRIFNTVEALRMNVETEKPSIITLEADSQSTDMLYQAVLPNHANSGFYQHLYNDVLVDVVECKDVQYKDVNCIIPNTGDFSDMSICPPLVYFDFQSWNADDEPEEVVPEENNETRFEFDLDASLPNDEPEHSAMCYFDIDDNEEENVYKCTRAPNEAENIVDFREVLSTTVSKKGSEYSFIEKNLSIHWAGPSHWKFPNFKKMLGNSKVVETCRQAPKRKKKEVELHYDDEAIENIHDKFLPALSVKLQARTAKMEWNEELLMLPPDEHFDINIVYKLYSHSTILKHSVNVDDINATHLSNSEDNYNYDNDNDISNYCPNINNDEECQNIEVNNTIENGAKFDDEGVLGSQMPFTGDNLVAIPKLTNKSNIAYCVRAKKIDMRQLKKALWKCLTIDKENNKSIQNQVQQAIQQKETMDHSVHFSDVYKKLPNELTKTNVEALSFPISFVSLLHLANEKVLKVTSTSDMSDLVVEQG, encoded by the coding sequence ATGGCTGCTCGTAAAAGTATGGCCAATATGTTGATGGACAATGCTATGCAGTCGCCTCCAATTTCTTCCCCATTACGGAGGAAGACAATTTTTATGCACAAGCCAGGCGAATCTTCAGCTTTATCGGAGAATGATGATGAAGCAGAGCGTTTGGCTCGTCGCCGTGAAATCAAGGCTACTTCAACACCATTAAATGCTATAAGTACAAATGACAGACGGCGTTCTTTAGGGCTTAGCTTTCTGGTAAACATGCCAGCTGCCCAAATGGCAGATCGTGTATCTCAATGTATAAAACTCAGTGCAGAAAACAAAATTAACCTGAAGAATGCATTCAGTTTAGAGATGATTGATTTCATGACGTATATGATTAAGAGGAAAGATGACAACATGTCTAATTTACAAGTGGCAAGTACGTCTTTAGATGTAAGTACAAAGATTTATGGATTTCGTGTTGATGGTGTACATATGGAAACACTTAGAATGCTTGGAGGATTGGATAAACAATTAGATAAAGACAAAGAGGATAAAAATGAGAATAATGCTGAAGAACCAATGGATGTTGAAACAGAAGATGTAAATGACCAATTGAAAgaacagaaaaagaaaaagaagaaaaagagtaAACAACGAATATTTAATACAGTAGAAGCTTTGAGAATGAATGTTGAAACTGAGAAACCTTCTATAATAACTTTAGAAGCAGATTCACAATCAACAGATATGTTGTATCAAGCAGTCTTGCCAAACCATGCAAATTCTGGATTTTATCAACACCTATATAATGATGTCttggtagatgtggtggaatgtaaagatgtacaatataaagatgTGAATTGCATTATTCCAAACACAGGAGACTTTTCAGATATGTCTATTTGTCCACCACTTGTTTATTTCGATTTTCAAAGTTGGAATGCAGATGATGAACCAGAAGAAGTTGTACCAGAAGAAAATAATGAGACCAGATTTGAATTTGATCTTGATGCTAGCTTACCAAATGATGAGCCTGAACATTCTGCTATGTGTTATTTTGATATTGACGATAATGAAGAAGAAAATGTATATAAATGTACTAGAGCACCTAACGAGGCAGAGAATATTGTAGATTTTCGTGAAGTGTTATCCACTACTGTATCGAAAAAAGGTTCAGAATACTcatttattgaaaaaaatttaAGTATACATTGGGCAGGCCCATCTCACTGGAAATTTCCtaactttaaaaaaatgttaggTAATAGTAAAGTAGTCGAAACGTGTCGTCAAGCaccaaagagaaaaaaaaaagaagtagaATTGCATTATGATGATGAAGCAATAGAAAACATCCATGATAAATTTTTGCCAGCTCTATCAGTCAAACTGCAGGCTAGAACAGCTAAAATGGAATGGAATGAAGAATTGTTAATGTTACCACCAGATGAACATTTTGATATTAATATAGTATATAAATTGTATAGTCACTCAACAATACTAAAACATTCCGTAAATGTAGACGACATTAATGCTACTCATTTATCTAACAGTGAAgataattacaattacgataatgACAACGATATATCGAATTATTGCCCTAATATAAATAATGATGAGGAGTGTCAAAACATTGAAGTAAATAATACAATAGAGAATGGAGCAAAATTTGATGATGAAGGTGTATTAGGATCACAAATGCCTTTTACCGGGGATAATCTGGTTGCCATACCTAAGCTAACAAACAAGTCTAACATTGCATATTGTGTACGTGCCAAAAAAATTGATATGAGACAACTGAAAAAAGCTCTTTGGAAATGTTTAACTATTGATAAGGAGAACAATAAGAGTATACAAAACCAAGTGCAACAAGCAATACAGCAGAAGGAAACAATGGACCATAGTGTACACTTTAGTGATGTTTACAAAAAATTACCAAATGAATTAACAAAAACGAATGTTGAAGCATTGAGCTTTCCAATCTCTTTTGTGTCTTTATTACATTTAGCAAACGAAAAAGTTTTGAAGGTGACTTCCACTTCAGACATGTCTGACCTTGTTGTAGAGCAAGGTTAA